The following are from one region of the Stenotrophomonas lactitubi genome:
- a CDS encoding DUF3106 domain-containing protein produces MLRYPSLPLLIALTLLPAASALAQASAPVPATRPAPAATPLPNWEQLGPAQREALLAPLRDRWNGADPAQRQRMLSHGQRWQSMSPEERDKARRGLRRFEHMSPEQREQARALFGQMRDLSPAQRDAMRERWSQMSADERREWVRDNPPPAKPR; encoded by the coding sequence ATGTTGCGATACCCCTCCCTGCCCCTGCTGATCGCCCTGACCCTGTTGCCGGCTGCGTCGGCCCTGGCACAGGCCTCCGCACCGGTGCCTGCCACCCGGCCGGCACCTGCTGCCACGCCGCTGCCAAACTGGGAACAGCTGGGCCCGGCCCAGCGCGAGGCGCTGCTGGCGCCGCTGCGTGACCGCTGGAACGGCGCCGATCCCGCGCAGCGCCAGCGCATGCTGTCGCACGGCCAGCGCTGGCAGTCGATGAGCCCGGAAGAGCGCGACAAGGCCCGCCGCGGCCTGCGCCGCTTCGAACACATGAGCCCGGAACAGCGCGAGCAGGCCCGGGCGCTGTTCGGCCAGATGCGTGACCTCAGCCCGGCCCAGCGCGATGCCATGCGCGAGCGCTGGTCACAGATGAGCGCGGACGAACGCAGGGAATGGGTGCGCGACAATCCGCCGCCGGCGAAGCCGCGGTAA
- a CDS encoding RNA polymerase sigma factor, translating into MVTPAEEPYPVLVSSPVPSTTDADAVPASLEAFLASVGPRAFRFAEAGLRQRDDALDAVQDALLRMLDYADKPAAEWAPLFWSILRRRVIDLQRRRRFRLPFWRDNQDADGGEIDWADPGPDPAQAHEQRQQYQQLVQALRALPARQREAFTLRVLQDLDGATTARAMGCSEGAVKTHLARARQALQNQLEMHL; encoded by the coding sequence ATGGTGACCCCTGCCGAGGAACCGTACCCTGTGCTGGTGAGCAGCCCTGTCCCCTCAACCACCGATGCCGACGCCGTTCCGGCCTCGCTGGAAGCGTTCCTGGCCAGCGTCGGGCCGCGCGCCTTCCGCTTCGCCGAGGCCGGCCTGCGCCAGCGTGATGACGCGCTGGATGCGGTGCAGGATGCGCTGCTGCGCATGCTGGACTACGCCGACAAGCCGGCCGCCGAGTGGGCGCCGTTGTTCTGGAGCATCCTGCGCCGGCGGGTGATCGACCTGCAGCGCCGCCGCCGCTTCCGCCTGCCGTTCTGGCGCGACAACCAGGACGCCGACGGTGGCGAGATCGACTGGGCCGACCCTGGCCCGGACCCCGCGCAGGCGCACGAGCAGCGCCAGCAGTACCAGCAGCTGGTGCAGGCACTGCGCGCGCTGCCCGCCCGCCAGCGCGAAGCCTTCACCCTGCGCGTGCTGCAGGACCTGGACGGCGCCACCACCGCCCGCGCCATGGGCTGCAGCGAGGGCGCGGTAAAGACCCATCTGGCGCGCGCCCGACAGGCGCTGCAGAATCAACTGGAGATGCACCTGTGA
- a CDS encoding NAD(P) transhydrogenase subunit alpha part 2: MSDGFVALYIFMLAAIAGHVIISRVPVILHTPLMSGSNFIHGIVLIGAMVVLGHAQTPLEKILGFLAVVLGAGNAAGGYVVTARMLEMFKPSVRKTGNDEPKEPQA, translated from the coding sequence GTGAGTGACGGGTTCGTGGCGCTGTACATCTTCATGTTGGCCGCGATTGCCGGCCACGTGATCATTTCCCGGGTCCCGGTGATCCTGCATACCCCGTTGATGTCGGGCTCCAACTTCATCCACGGCATCGTGCTGATCGGCGCGATGGTGGTGCTGGGGCACGCGCAGACACCGCTGGAGAAAATCCTGGGGTTCCTTGCCGTGGTACTCGGCGCCGGCAACGCAGCCGGCGGCTATGTGGTCACCGCGCGCATGCTGGAAATGTTCAAGCCGAGCGTGCGCAAGACCGGCAACGATGAACCGAAGGAGCCACAGGCTTGA
- a CDS encoding NAD(P)(+) transhydrogenase (Re/Si-specific) subunit beta yields MNISTVELLDWLVKASYLVAATLFLLGLQRMASPMTASSGIRWAGLGMLLATVATFFLPELHNVPLILVALLLGAGLAWWSAGKVAVTDMPQMVALYNGMGGGSAAAIGAVELLRYAFLANRDTTHWSAQALADLAARQPSGTVLVLAVVGAAIGAVSLSGSVIAWAKLDGRLDKRVTWPGQQVMNLLVALAVVVLGIIAASTLSTWAIVAFFVLALALGVLMTLPIGGADMPVVISLYNAFTGLAVSFEGYVLGNEALIIAGMMVGAAGILLTRLMAKAMNRPIRNVLFSNFGGGAGGEVQAISGSQKPIEAADVAAMMGFAERVVIVPGYGMAVAQAQHKIWELAQRLITRGVKVKFAIHPVAGRMPGHMNVLLAEAGVPYDLIADMDDINPEFATTDVVLVIGANDVVNPVARTDPASPIYGMPVLDVVNARNVVVIKRGKGTGFAGIENALFYADNTRMLYGDGAEAAASLVSELKALDGGH; encoded by the coding sequence TTGAACATCAGCACTGTCGAACTGCTCGATTGGCTGGTCAAGGCCAGCTACCTGGTTGCCGCCACGTTGTTCCTGCTCGGCCTGCAGCGCATGGCCTCGCCGATGACCGCAAGCAGCGGTATCCGCTGGGCGGGGCTGGGCATGCTGCTGGCCACGGTGGCGACCTTCTTCCTGCCCGAACTGCACAACGTGCCGCTGATCCTGGTGGCACTGCTGCTGGGTGCCGGCCTGGCCTGGTGGTCGGCGGGCAAGGTCGCGGTCACCGACATGCCGCAGATGGTCGCGCTGTACAACGGCATGGGCGGTGGCTCGGCGGCGGCCATCGGTGCGGTGGAACTGCTGCGCTATGCCTTCCTGGCCAACCGCGATACCACCCACTGGAGCGCGCAGGCGCTGGCCGACCTGGCCGCGCGCCAGCCGTCCGGCACGGTGCTGGTGCTGGCCGTGGTCGGCGCAGCGATCGGTGCGGTGTCGCTGTCCGGCTCGGTGATCGCCTGGGCCAAACTCGATGGCCGACTCGACAAGCGCGTGACCTGGCCGGGCCAGCAGGTGATGAACCTGCTGGTGGCGCTGGCCGTAGTGGTGCTGGGCATCATCGCTGCAAGCACGCTCAGCACCTGGGCCATCGTTGCCTTCTTCGTGCTGGCGCTGGCGCTGGGCGTGTTGATGACGCTGCCGATCGGTGGCGCCGACATGCCCGTGGTGATCTCGCTGTACAACGCGTTCACCGGCCTGGCGGTGTCCTTCGAAGGCTACGTGCTGGGCAACGAAGCATTGATCATTGCCGGCATGATGGTCGGCGCAGCCGGCATCCTGCTGACCCGGTTGATGGCCAAGGCGATGAACCGGCCGATCCGCAACGTGCTGTTCTCCAATTTCGGCGGTGGCGCCGGGGGGGAAGTGCAGGCGATTTCCGGTTCGCAGAAGCCCATCGAAGCGGCCGACGTGGCCGCGATGATGGGCTTTGCCGAACGTGTGGTGATCGTGCCCGGCTATGGCATGGCCGTGGCCCAGGCCCAGCACAAGATCTGGGAACTGGCGCAGCGGTTGATCACGCGCGGGGTGAAGGTGAAGTTCGCCATCCACCCAGTGGCCGGGCGCATGCCCGGGCACATGAACGTGCTGCTGGCCGAAGCGGGTGTGCCGTATGACCTGATCGCGGACATGGACGACATCAATCCCGAATTCGCCACCACCGACGTGGTGCTGGTGATCGGCGCCAACGACGTGGTCAATCCGGTGGCGCGCACCGATCCGGCCAGCCCGATCTACGGCATGCCGGTGCTGGACGTGGTCAACGCGCGCAACGTGGTGGTGATCAAGCGCGGCAAGGGCACCGGCTTTGCCGGCATCGAGAATGCGCTGTTCTACGCCGACAACACGCGCATGCTGTACGGCGATGGTGCAGAGGCGGCGGCGTCGCTGGTCAGCGAACTGAAGGCGCTCGACGGCGGGCATTGA
- the sufT gene encoding putative Fe-S cluster assembly protein SufT, translating to MYSRSSEPVHFERDCEAVMVPQGDTVTLPAGSYGYITQALGGSYSVFVEGNLFRIAGKDGDAIGKEAPAPLELPDDASDEQVEQLVWQQLRTCFDPEIPVNIVELGLVYEVEIKHLDEGQREIDVKMTLTAPACGMGDILVDDVRSKLEMIPTVAEADVELVFDPPWNQHMMSEAARLETGML from the coding sequence ATGTATTCCCGTAGCAGCGAACCTGTCCACTTCGAACGCGATTGCGAGGCCGTGATGGTCCCGCAGGGCGACACCGTGACCCTGCCCGCCGGCAGCTATGGGTACATCACCCAGGCGTTGGGCGGCAGTTATTCGGTGTTCGTCGAGGGCAATCTGTTCCGCATCGCCGGCAAGGATGGCGATGCCATCGGCAAGGAAGCGCCGGCGCCGCTGGAGCTGCCCGACGATGCCAGCGACGAGCAGGTCGAACAACTGGTGTGGCAGCAGCTGCGCACCTGTTTCGACCCGGAAATTCCGGTGAACATCGTCGAACTGGGCCTGGTCTACGAGGTCGAGATCAAGCACCTGGACGAAGGGCAGCGCGAGATCGACGTGAAGATGACCCTGACCGCGCCCGCGTGCGGCATGGGCGACATCCTGGTCGACGACGTGCGCAGCAAGCTTGAAATGATCCCGACGGTGGCCGAGGCCGACGTCGAGCTGGTCTTCGATCCGCCGTGGAACCAGCACATGATGTCCGAGGCTGCGCGCCTCGAAACCGGCATGCTTTGA
- a CDS encoding branched-chain amino acid aminotransferase, whose translation MSQSIPSFAVTRSDHPRSAEERAQILEKPGFGLHFTDHMVEVRWDKDTGWHNANVRAYGPLQLDPAAAVLHYGQEIFEGIKAYRHADGSIWTFRPDANGRRLQRSAQRLALPELPVEIFVESLKQMIAVDSAWVPSADESSLYFRPFMIGDEAFLGVRGAHKAGYYVIASPAGPYFAKGVAPVSIWLSTEYARAAKGGTGAAKCGGNYAASLLPQQKAQAQGCSQVLFLDPVEGKYLEELGGMNVFLVYKDGTLVTPELSGSILEGITRESILQLARDRGMKVEERKVTIDEWKQGVTSGEIAEVFACGTAAVVTPIGQLKGEGFSVGDIDAPAGEVTMSLRKELTDIQYGRLPDRHGWLVKLG comes from the coding sequence GTGTCCCAGTCCATTCCCAGCTTCGCCGTCACCCGTTCGGACCACCCGCGCAGCGCTGAAGAGCGCGCCCAGATCCTGGAGAAGCCGGGCTTCGGCCTGCACTTCACCGACCACATGGTGGAAGTGCGCTGGGACAAGGACACCGGCTGGCACAACGCCAACGTGCGTGCCTATGGTCCGCTGCAGCTGGACCCGGCCGCGGCCGTGCTGCACTACGGCCAGGAGATTTTCGAGGGCATCAAGGCCTACCGCCATGCTGATGGTTCGATCTGGACCTTCCGCCCCGATGCCAACGGCCGTCGCCTGCAGCGTTCGGCGCAGCGCCTGGCGCTGCCGGAACTGCCGGTGGAGATCTTCGTCGAATCGCTGAAGCAGATGATCGCCGTCGACAGCGCCTGGGTGCCGTCGGCCGATGAGTCGAGCCTGTATTTCCGTCCGTTCATGATCGGCGATGAAGCCTTCCTTGGCGTGCGCGGTGCACACAAGGCCGGTTACTACGTGATCGCCAGCCCGGCCGGCCCGTACTTCGCCAAGGGCGTCGCCCCGGTGTCGATCTGGCTGTCCACCGAGTACGCGCGTGCGGCCAAGGGCGGCACCGGTGCGGCCAAGTGCGGTGGCAACTATGCCGCGTCGCTGCTGCCGCAGCAGAAGGCGCAGGCACAGGGCTGCTCGCAGGTGCTGTTCCTGGACCCGGTCGAAGGCAAGTATCTGGAAGAACTGGGCGGCATGAACGTGTTCCTGGTCTACAAGGACGGCACGCTGGTCACGCCGGAACTGTCCGGCAGCATCCTCGAGGGCATCACCCGCGAGAGCATCCTGCAGCTGGCCCGCGACCGCGGCATGAAGGTCGAAGAGCGCAAGGTCACCATTGACGAGTGGAAGCAGGGCGTGACCTCCGGCGAGATCGCTGAAGTGTTCGCCTGCGGTACCGCTGCGGTGGTCACCCCGATCGGCCAGCTGAAGGGCGAAGGCTTCTCGGTGGGTGACATCGATGCGCCTGCCGGCGAAGTGACCATGTCGCTGCGCAAGGAACTGACCGACATCCAGTACGGCCGCCTGCCGGACCGCCACGGTTGGCTGGTCAAGCTGGGTTGA
- a CDS encoding S8 family peptidase has translation MSQVTQPRVRRVWVVLGASVLSSLLLATPALAGDVQLSGLQSAPTHQRFIVKYRDGSAPVANTTALASSLKTAAAGIASSQGRALGLQQVRKLAVGSTVVRTDRALDQADAELLMRKLAADPNVEYVEVDQIMRPTLTPNDTRFSEQWGFGTSNASINVRPAWDKATGTGVVVAVIDTGITNHADLNANILPGYDFISDAAMARDGGGRDSNPNDEGDWYGDNECQAGYPGSNSSWHGTHVAGTVAAVTNNSTGVAGTAFNAKVVPVRVLGKCGGYTSDIADAIVWASGGTVSGVPANANPAEVINLSLGGGGSCSTTYQNAINGAVGRGTTVVVAAGNSNTNVSSSVPANCPNVIAVAATTSAGARASFSNYGTGIDISAPGQGILSTLNSGTTTPGSASYASYNGTSMAAPHVAGVVALMQSVAPSPLSPAQVESIIKSTARPLPGACSGGCGAGIIDADAAVTAAINGTTPNPGGTVLQNNVPVTGLGAASGASLSYTVNVPAGSAQLRVAISGGSGDADLYLRQGSAPTDTVYTCRPYLSGNNETCTVNSPAAGVWHVRVKAYSTFSGVTLNAQY, from the coding sequence ATGTCCCAGGTAACGCAACCGCGTGTGCGTCGTGTGTGGGTGGTCCTTGGTGCGTCCGTCCTGTCATCGCTGCTGCTGGCCACGCCTGCGCTGGCCGGTGATGTCCAGCTCAGCGGCCTGCAGTCCGCGCCGACCCATCAGCGGTTCATCGTGAAGTACCGCGACGGCAGTGCGCCGGTGGCCAACACCACCGCACTCGCCTCTTCGCTGAAGACCGCTGCTGCCGGCATCGCCAGCAGCCAGGGCCGCGCGCTGGGCCTGCAGCAGGTCCGCAAGCTCGCTGTCGGCTCCACCGTGGTCAGGACCGACCGTGCACTGGACCAGGCCGACGCCGAACTGCTGATGCGCAAGCTCGCCGCCGACCCGAACGTGGAATACGTCGAAGTCGACCAGATCATGCGCCCGACGCTGACCCCGAACGACACCCGCTTCAGCGAGCAGTGGGGCTTCGGTACGTCCAACGCGTCGATCAACGTGCGCCCGGCCTGGGACAAGGCCACCGGCACCGGCGTGGTCGTGGCCGTGATCGATACCGGCATCACCAACCATGCCGACCTCAACGCCAACATCCTGCCCGGCTATGACTTCATCAGCGACGCGGCGATGGCGCGCGATGGTGGTGGCCGTGACAGCAATCCCAACGACGAGGGTGACTGGTACGGCGACAACGAGTGCCAGGCCGGTTACCCGGGCTCGAACTCCAGCTGGCATGGCACCCACGTGGCCGGCACGGTCGCTGCGGTGACCAACAACAGCACCGGCGTGGCCGGTACCGCCTTCAATGCCAAGGTCGTGCCGGTGCGCGTGCTCGGCAAGTGCGGCGGCTATACCTCCGATATCGCCGACGCTATCGTCTGGGCCTCCGGCGGCACGGTCAGCGGTGTGCCGGCCAACGCCAATCCGGCCGAGGTCATCAACCTCTCACTGGGCGGCGGCGGCAGCTGCTCGACCACCTACCAGAACGCCATCAACGGCGCGGTCGGCCGTGGCACCACCGTGGTGGTCGCTGCCGGCAACAGCAATACCAACGTGTCCTCGTCGGTTCCGGCGAACTGCCCGAACGTGATCGCGGTTGCCGCGACCACCTCGGCAGGTGCACGTGCCAGCTTCTCCAACTACGGCACCGGCATCGACATCTCCGCACCGGGCCAGGGCATCCTGTCCACCCTCAACAGCGGCACCACCACCCCGGGCAGCGCCAGCTATGCGTCCTACAACGGCACCTCGATGGCGGCGCCGCACGTGGCTGGCGTCGTTGCGCTGATGCAGTCGGTGGCACCGAGCCCGCTCAGCCCGGCGCAGGTGGAAAGCATCATCAAGAGCACGGCGCGTCCGCTGCCGGGTGCGTGCTCGGGTGGTTGCGGCGCCGGCATCATCGACGCCGATGCCGCGGTGACAGCCGCGATCAACGGCACCACGCCCAACCCGGGTGGCACCGTGCTGCAGAACAACGTGCCGGTCACCGGCCTTGGCGCGGCCAGCGGCGCATCGCTCAGCTACACCGTCAACGTCCCGGCTGGCAGCGCGCAGCTGCGCGTGGCGATCAGCGGCGGCAGCGGTGACGCCGACCTGTACCTGCGCCAGGGCAGTGCCCCGACCGACACCGTCTACACCTGCCGCCCGTACCTGAGTGGCAACAACGAGACCTGCACCGTCAACAGCCCCGCTGCCGGCGTATGGCACGTGCGGGTGAAGGCCTACAGCACCTTCTCGGGCGTGACCCTCAACGCCCAGTACTGA
- a CDS encoding asparaginase domain-containing protein, producing the protein MEELLVVTTGGTIDKIYFDDKSDYQIGDPQIGMILRELGVTFRFNVIPILRKDSLHINDDDRELIRATIAAQPTRHVLVTHGTDSMVQTGKVLATIPDKTIVMTGALSPARFRGSDAEFNIGCAIGAVQSLPAGVFIAMNGRIFDPQHVRKNVAANRFESV; encoded by the coding sequence ATGGAAGAGCTCCTGGTCGTCACCACCGGTGGCACGATCGACAAGATCTATTTCGACGACAAGTCGGACTACCAGATCGGCGACCCGCAGATCGGCATGATCCTGCGCGAACTGGGGGTCACGTTCCGGTTCAACGTGATTCCGATCCTGCGCAAGGATTCGCTGCACATCAACGACGACGATCGTGAGCTGATCCGCGCGACGATCGCTGCGCAGCCCACCCGCCACGTGCTGGTGACCCACGGCACCGATTCGATGGTGCAGACCGGCAAGGTGCTGGCGACGATCCCCGACAAGACCATCGTGATGACCGGTGCGCTGAGCCCGGCGCGTTTCCGTGGTTCGGATGCGGAGTTCAACATCGGCTGTGCGATCGGTGCGGTGCAGTCGCTGCCGGCGGGGGTGTTCATCGCGATGAATGGCCGGATCTTCGATCCGCAGCATGTGCGCAAGAACGTGGCGGCGAACCGGTTCGAGTCGGTTTGA
- a CDS encoding DUF2069 domain-containing protein: MSAAPRTVLLLALMGLAALFAGWFINDRHWLATQLVFTAPPLALAIALRLGWRKAGFWAAVLALGWFSHGVMSAWSHPETRWLALIEIALALLVIFSASLPGLRARFGPRR; this comes from the coding sequence ATGAGCGCCGCGCCGCGCACCGTGCTGCTGCTGGCCTTGATGGGGTTGGCGGCGCTGTTTGCCGGCTGGTTCATCAACGACAGGCACTGGCTGGCCACCCAGCTGGTGTTCACCGCGCCACCGCTGGCGCTGGCCATCGCCCTGCGGCTGGGCTGGCGCAAGGCCGGGTTCTGGGCGGCGGTGCTGGCCCTGGGCTGGTTCAGCCACGGCGTGATGAGCGCCTGGAGCCATCCCGAGACCCGCTGGCTGGCGCTGATCGAGATCGCGCTGGCGCTGCTGGTGATCTTCTCGGCCAGCCTGCCCGGCCTGCGCGCCCGTTTCGGTCCGCGGCGCTGA
- the wrbA gene encoding NAD(P)H:quinone oxidoreductase: MGEILVLYYSRGGSVARLARQIARGIGEVPGMAARLRTVPPVAAVTQTAQPPVPDDGAPYVSVQDLVECQGLLLGSPTRFGNMAAPVKHFLDGLGAEWVNGTLAGKPAGVFTSTASMHGGQESTLLSMQVPLLHHGCLIVGIPFTEPALSHTTSGGTPYGASHVAGAADDPQPTDDEAVLARALGRRVADIAQRLAR; encoded by the coding sequence ATGGGCGAAATCCTGGTGCTGTACTACAGCCGCGGCGGTTCGGTGGCACGGCTGGCGCGCCAGATCGCGCGCGGCATCGGCGAGGTGCCGGGCATGGCGGCGCGGCTGCGCACGGTGCCGCCGGTGGCTGCCGTCACCCAGACCGCGCAGCCCCCGGTGCCGGACGATGGCGCGCCGTATGTAAGCGTGCAGGACCTGGTGGAGTGCCAGGGACTGCTGCTGGGCAGCCCCACCCGTTTCGGCAACATGGCCGCGCCGGTCAAGCATTTCCTCGACGGGCTCGGCGCCGAATGGGTGAACGGCACGCTGGCGGGCAAGCCGGCCGGGGTGTTTACGTCCACCGCGTCGATGCATGGCGGCCAGGAGTCGACCCTGCTGTCGATGCAGGTGCCGCTGCTGCACCACGGCTGCCTGATCGTCGGCATTCCGTTCACCGAGCCGGCGCTGAGCCACACCACCAGTGGCGGCACGCCGTATGGCGCCAGCCACGTGGCCGGTGCCGCCGACGACCCGCAACCGACCGACGATGAGGCGGTTCTGGCACGGGCGCTGGGCCGGCGCGTGGCCGACATCGCGCAGCGGCTGGCACGATGA
- a CDS encoding YihY family inner membrane protein: MEPLDTLNLWMERARDRARAASFGRFLWRRFLDDRLFQAAAALAYTTVFALVPLAIVVFGVLSAFPVFDRWSDQLSDYVFSNFVPNAARAAEGYLRQFSASAGQLTAAGFIALVISLLITLNSVEETFNQIWRVGSSRPRLTRFLVYWTVLTLGAMLAAASLAVSARVFAMPLFGTQEGRWLADLALRLAPILIEFVCITLMFRVVPHHTVKWRHAVPGAILAAVILELVKWGIGAYLGSFQSYQKLYGTVAFVPILLLWIYLCWVAVLLGASLASSMAAFRYQPVELRLPQGYEFYGLLRLLGRFQHARAKGRGLADDEILRLEPMLTDSLLQDLACNLEGIGLLRRDERGEWLLARDLDQVSLGDLYECTQLRIPVAEQHLPYRDDSLGRAALAALDELRLPLRERLKRRVSDIYPDSGDAP, from the coding sequence ATGGAACCTTTGGATACGCTCAATTTGTGGATGGAGCGCGCGCGGGATCGCGCACGCGCCGCCAGCTTCGGCCGCTTCCTGTGGCGCCGCTTCCTCGACGACCGCCTGTTCCAGGCGGCCGCCGCGCTGGCCTACACCACGGTGTTCGCGCTGGTGCCGTTGGCGATCGTGGTGTTCGGCGTACTCTCGGCCTTCCCGGTGTTCGACCGCTGGAGCGACCAGCTCAGCGACTACGTCTTCTCCAACTTCGTGCCCAATGCCGCGCGCGCCGCCGAGGGCTACCTGCGGCAGTTCTCGGCCAGCGCAGGCCAGCTCACGGCCGCCGGCTTCATCGCCCTGGTCATCTCGCTGCTGATCACCCTCAACAGTGTTGAAGAGACCTTCAACCAGATCTGGCGCGTCGGCAGCAGCCGGCCACGACTGACCCGCTTTCTGGTCTACTGGACGGTGCTGACCCTCGGCGCGATGCTTGCCGCCGCTTCACTGGCCGTGTCGGCGCGGGTGTTCGCGATGCCGCTGTTCGGCACGCAGGAGGGGCGCTGGCTGGCCGATCTCGCGTTGCGGCTGGCGCCGATCCTGATCGAATTCGTCTGCATCACCCTGATGTTCCGGGTGGTGCCACACCACACCGTGAAGTGGCGCCACGCGGTTCCGGGTGCGATTCTCGCCGCGGTGATCCTGGAGCTGGTGAAGTGGGGCATCGGTGCTTACCTGGGCAGCTTCCAGTCCTACCAGAAGCTGTATGGCACGGTGGCCTTCGTGCCGATCCTGCTGCTGTGGATCTACCTGTGCTGGGTGGCCGTGCTGCTGGGCGCGTCGCTGGCATCGTCGATGGCGGCCTTCCGCTACCAGCCGGTGGAACTTCGCCTGCCGCAGGGCTACGAGTTCTATGGCCTGCTGCGCCTGCTCGGGCGCTTCCAGCACGCACGCGCCAAAGGCAGGGGTCTGGCCGACGACGAGATCCTGCGGCTGGAACCGATGCTGACCGACTCGCTGCTGCAGGACCTGGCCTGCAACCTGGAGGGCATCGGCCTGCTGCGCCGTGATGAGCGCGGGGAATGGCTGCTGGCCCGTGACCTGGACCAGGTCAGCCTGGGCGATCTGTACGAATGCACGCAGCTGCGCATTCCGGTGGCCGAACAACACCTGCCTTACCGCGATGACAGCCTTGGCCGGGCCGCATTGGCCGCGCTGGATGAGTTGCGCCTGCCGCTGCGTGAACGCCTCAAGCGTCGCGTCAGCGACATCTACCCTGATTCTGGAGACGCCCCATGA
- a CDS encoding TlpA family protein disulfide reductase produces the protein MTCKTPLLLAALLALAACKPAQEPTPASSQPPAQAPTPAAPAPVEDTPAERVTAEFPTLKMKAVDGSDYDLAAHRGKWVVVNFWATWCAPCRKEMPELSALHAMRSNIEVVGLAYEDIEAPEMQSFLTKHPVTYPIVIVDPFDPPADFATPRGLPLTHLIDPQGKLAHSFLGPVTAADIEQQIAAAK, from the coding sequence ATGACCTGCAAGACCCCGTTGCTGCTGGCTGCGCTGCTGGCCCTGGCCGCCTGCAAACCCGCGCAGGAGCCGACCCCGGCCAGCAGCCAGCCGCCCGCGCAGGCACCGACCCCGGCCGCGCCGGCGCCGGTGGAGGACACGCCCGCCGAGCGTGTCACTGCCGAGTTCCCGACGCTGAAGATGAAGGCGGTCGATGGCAGCGATTACGACCTGGCCGCACATCGCGGCAAGTGGGTGGTGGTGAACTTCTGGGCGACCTGGTGTGCACCCTGCCGCAAGGAAATGCCCGAGCTGTCGGCATTGCATGCCATGCGCAGCAACATCGAAGTGGTTGGCCTGGCCTACGAGGACATCGAGGCGCCGGAGATGCAGTCGTTCCTGACCAAGCATCCGGTGACCTATCCGATCGTGATCGTCGATCCGTTCGATCCGCCGGCCGACTTCGCCACCCCGCGCGGCCTGCCGCTGACCCACCTGATCGATCCGCAGGGCAAGCTGGCCCACAGCTTCCTGGGCCCGGTCACCGCCGCCGACATCGAACAGCAGATCGCGGCTGCCAAGTAA
- the ppk2 gene encoding polyphosphate kinase 2: protein MAKLKRKEYDELLQPLQLELAAMARWVQHSGQRLLVLFEGRDTAGKGSAIQTISEHLNPRQCRVVALPKPTDREATQWYFQRYASHLPAAGEIVLMDRSWYNRAGVERVMGYCSETEYQQFLRQAPVFEQLLVDDGILLFKYWLCVDQEQQEKRFAERHVDPLKGWKLSPVDLKSRSKYSAYTEAREAMLRATHRDGAPWTLVDFNDQRLGRLTLARNLLDRLPDTRVDAPLPELPKLKGKLHREHYDVLKPIEDFPVKE, encoded by the coding sequence ATGGCCAAGCTCAAGCGCAAGGAATACGACGAACTGCTGCAGCCGCTGCAGCTGGAACTGGCTGCGATGGCGCGCTGGGTGCAGCACAGCGGGCAACGCCTGCTGGTGCTGTTCGAAGGACGCGATACCGCCGGCAAGGGTAGCGCGATCCAGACCATCAGCGAGCACCTCAACCCACGCCAATGCAGGGTGGTGGCGCTGCCCAAACCCACCGACCGCGAAGCCACGCAGTGGTACTTCCAGCGCTACGCCTCGCATCTTCCGGCTGCCGGCGAGATCGTGCTGATGGACCGCAGCTGGTACAACCGCGCCGGCGTTGAACGGGTGATGGGCTACTGCAGCGAGACCGAGTACCAGCAGTTCCTTCGTCAGGCACCGGTGTTCGAACAGCTGCTGGTGGATGACGGCATCCTGCTGTTCAAGTACTGGTTGTGCGTGGACCAGGAGCAGCAGGAAAAGCGCTTTGCCGAACGCCATGTCGATCCACTGAAAGGCTGGAAGCTGTCGCCGGTGGATCTGAAGTCACGCAGCAAGTACAGCGCATACACCGAAGCGCGCGAGGCAATGCTGCGCGCCACCCATCGCGACGGTGCGCCGTGGACGCTGGTGGATTTCAACGACCAGCGGCTGGGCCGCCTGACCCTGGCCCGCAACCTGCTGGACCGGCTGCCGGACACGCGGGTGGATGCGCCGCTGCCGGAGCTGCCGAAGCTGAAGGGCAAGCTGCATCGCGAGCACTACGACGTGCTGAAGCCGATCGAGGATTTTCCGGTCAAGGAGTAG